The genomic region AATTTTCCATTCATATCAAAAATAAATATTGCCATGGCTTTGTCAAAGTCTGCGACATAGATTTGGTTGTTCCTGATCAATACTTTATCGGCATATCCTATAAAACATTCCTTAGACGTTTCTAATGGAATATATTGAATATGGGTAGCTTTTAAGGGTGCTAACTTAGCCGAATCAATATTGATAATGATTGGAATATCTTCTAAGGAATACTCAGGTAGTTCCTGATTGATACATGATTGTATTAACAAAACTGAAAAAACTAAAAAAAAGATCATTTGTTTTATGTTCATATGGAGGTATGTTAATTGTTTACATAAGAAGACCCTTCTATGCCCCTTTTTCTTAGGGTAGCCCCACTTCTATAAAAAGAATATTTTCTTTTTATAGAAGTGCATTTTTCATAGAAGAGTCTCTTTTAAAGTTAATCTGGTGTAAAACAATTTTCACCTGTATTTACCCATGTGCCAGGAGTACAGTCGTCTGTACCTCCAGGATCACAGGATTGCTTAGAAGTAATTTTGTACTTTTGACATATTTCTTTGCCTTTTTGCACGGGAGCATCAAATACTGGATCTGTTATTACTATCTTCCTGTAGTATTTGTCATTTGCGGTTCCGATACAATCACCTGGCCATGAACTGGTACAACTGACCGATCCTGAGCCTGATCCCGAACTTGATCCTGATCCTCCGGAAGAGCCACTGGCAAGTATTTCCGGATTCAGGTTTTTGTTGCCTTTAATCCCATGTCCTGTCAGTGCATTTTCGACGGATAATCCGGTAATAGCCAAAGCTAAAAGTACACCCAGTATTTTCATGTTTTTATTCATGTTCAAAATTTTATTGGTTCATATATTTCCACAAAGCCTTATAAGCTTCCTATGACAGTGGAAAGGCCTGAAACTGTCGCCCTGTTATCCGGAATTCATGCGGATTTTCCGGTAGGGCAAAATAAACTGCCCGTGTAAACTGTAACAGCCTGTGATTACGAAAAAGAATAGCTTTTCGATAAAGGCTGGTCAGGTAATCATGTAAATATGGAAGTATATATGTCATAAATGCAATGGGTTATTCTAATATACTCAGAAAGACAGTATGTTTATTATAAAAATAGCATATACGTTGTAGACATTTTTTAAGAATGAATTAATATTATCACTTACTCATTCAGGTTATAAATAATAGTCAAAAAATATTTTTAAACATATCTCTTTATGTGGTTTAATCAGTCAATTGTATATCAGTATTACTAGGATTCGTTAAATAATTGCTGTGCAAATGTATTATTAAATTTCTAAACAAACAAATATTTCAATGTAAAAATTAAAAATATTTTTCATCAAAGCTTGAGATGTATTTATTGGTATTGCAAACATTCCTTTTGTAATCATTAAAACACTTAATCCGGGAAATAGAAATTTTTTTCGATCCATATATTATTATATTTCTATATCAAAAATGACGATCACCGGATTATCTTCTTCTTTCCAGTTGGTTAATTCTTCCCGTGTTTCAAGGATTTTCCGATGTTCCTTATAGTCAGGGTTAAGACGAACCATACCGAAGAAATATTCGCCGATACTTCCCCTGATATTATCAATTCCGAGATCCATCCCATAAAAGAAATTGGGAATGGCATAAAATGATTCTGATTGTTTATGGTACAATATGGTTATGGACTCTATCGTTTTTTTGTTGATACACTTGAAGGCAGTATACCTGTCTGTTTCGTAAATATGTACATTCTCTTTAAAATATCGCTCATCCGAATTTATCGCAAACTCATATTTTTTTTCTACCCATTCTTTAATGACATGCTCGGGTGGTATTTGCAGGTTTTTAATGCCAATGGCAGGGTGAACACCATTATGGTCAATAGAATATATAATTTCGGAAAACCTGGGAGAATAATAAACCATACCATTCGGCGAAGAATAAAATCCATATGAAGTAAAATCCAATGATAATTTATTATCATTCAAATTTATTTTATTGTTTAATAAAAATTCTGTTTTTTTCCCAGGAATATGATAGACGGCTAAATTGGCATACATCTTTCCATATTCGGAAAGCCTCGACCAGTACATTTTATCCTTTGCCAGGGTAAAATAAGAGAAAGAATAATCTACCCTTAATTCTTCCAGGTATTTTCCTGCTGCATCAAATATCAAAAATTTCTTTCCAAAATGATCAAACATATAAATATCGCCATTGGTTTGGATATCAAAATCGCGGAAACTGGTGTATTCTCCGGGTCCTTTTCCGACCCTGGCAATCTTGAAAAGGAATTTTCCGGTCATATCAAAAACGAACAAAGCCATGGTTCTGCTGCTAAAATCAGCGACATAGATCCTGTTATTCCTGATAAGCACTTTATCTGCGAAACCTATCAAACAATCACGGTTGGTTTCCAGCGGCAGATACCGTACGTAACCCGTTTTTAAAGGAATATATTCAACCGAATCGATGTCCACCACAAGGGGTACATCCGTAAGGGAATATTTGGGTAATTCCTGATTGACACATAATTGTATAAACTGGAACGAAAGAACTAAAAAGAAAGTTATTTTTCTCATTTTATGTTTGTTATGGTCATTTGTATTCTAAATTTACCTCCTAATTTTGTTTCAGGAAATTTGAATCATATCATTAATAGACTTAAAGTCAATAAAAAGAAATATCTCCCTGTTCATTATTATATTTCCAGATCAAAAATGACGATCACCGGATTGTCTTCTTCTTTCCATTCCTTCAACTCTTCCCGTGATTTAAATATTTTCAGATGATACTCATTATCAAGATTAGGATCAAAATAACTGAAAAAATATTTACCGGTGCTACCTCTGATTCCATTAGTTCCGATATCTGTATAATACCGGAAAAACGGTGAGCAACATATCGAATGTGAATTTTTATCATATAAAAAAATACTAGAACTGACAGTTGTTTCTGTAATACATTGGAAAGTAATGTACCGGTCTGTTTCATAAGTATGTATATTTTGTTTAAAATACAGATTATCAGAATCAATCCCCGAATCAGAACCAGGACTTTTTCCGCCCCACTCCTTTATTACATGATCAGGTGGAATATTCAGATTTTTGATACCAATTGCAGGATGGACACCTGTACTGTCAATAGAATAAATTATTTCAGAAAATTTGGGTGAAAAATAAACCATACCATTGGGTGAAGAATAAAACCTATATGAAGTATAATTTAATAAATTTAATTCATGTAGGAATTTTTTATCCGTTATTAAAAATTCTGTTTTTTTTTCTTTTTTGTTATAAACAGCTAAATTGGCGATCATTTTATTATATTCCCAAAGTATTGACCAATACATTTTATCTTTAACCAGGCAGAAATGGCTGAAAGTGTAATTGACACCAAATTCCTGTAAATATGTTCCTGCCGGGTCAAAAACTATAAATTTTTTCCCGAAATGATCAAACATATAGATGTCGCCATTGGCCTGAATATCAAAATCACGGAAACTGATGTATTCTCCGGGTCCTTTCCCCATCCTGGAAATTTTAAAAAGGAATTTTCCATTCATATCAAAAACATACAATGCCGTTGTTTGATAAAAGTCTGCAACATATATTTTATCATCCCTGAAAAGTACTTTATTTATACGGCCTATTAAGCAATCAGAAGTCGTTTCTAAAGGAATGTACCGGATATAACTTAAATTTAGGGGAATTGATTGAACCGAATCAATGTCCACTACAATTGGAGCATCTGTTAATGAATATCCGGGCAATTCCTGATTGATACAGATTTGTGACAGAAAGAATGAGAGTATGATAAAAAAGCTGATTCGTTTCATTTTCTAAATATATAATGTGGTAGTATGTGGCGTGGTTTTTATCTATATTTGAATTTTAGCCTGTCAAATGTGATAGGAAGATTCCTATTTGATTTTTTTCTGATCCGGTTCTATCGAAAACTCTCGATATCTGCATCCCGTGGAAAATATACTATTCACAAGAATCAGGAGGCAGATCTACAATAAGCAATTGACCATCCGTTTTTGATGTTTTTTCAGGAAATCCAAATGAATGCATTTTATATTTTCTCATGGCAAATATACTGGAAAAGGAGCGCTTTTATTATTTACGGAAATAATTATTCAGTATTTTCAAAAAAATATAATCATTTTCGTTGATAAAAAAAAGGTATTCGTTGATTCTGAATTCTCTGCCGGCAATAAAGGAATCATTTTTGTGTTTTGCATAGTATTATGTAACCTTTAAAACTTTTCAGACATGAGGACCAGATATTTTTTTCTTTATTGCATTTGCATCGCAACTTTTGTGTTGTGCGCATGCTCCAAAAATGAGTTGTCTGATAATATTCCGGACGAGAATGAGCAAGTCGATCAGACAGATCCGGGAAATTCGGAAAATCCGGAAATCCCAGAAGATCCTGGTGATCCTGGCGATGATGAATTGATCCCCAATTCACAGGAAATCTATTATGAGAATGCCATTACCATCGCATTCTCAGGAAACAACGTGGTCATCGATAATCCTTTCTCCGAAAACGGAGTAACGGTAGAGGAGGATAACGGACATGTCGTTATTCGTTCCACCATTACCGACAGTGAACTGAATTATATCCTGTCAGGAATCACCAGCGACGGTTCGGTGAAAATATACGGTGAGAAAAAGTTCGGGTTGATACTGAACGGGGTCGGCATCACTAATCCCAACGGTGCGGCCATCAATATCCAGAATAAGAAAAAAGCGCTGGTTACCATTGTCGACCAGACAAACAACCGGCTGATCGACGGCGCTGTTTATACCTATACCGACGGGGAGGATATGAAAGCAACCTTTTTCAGTGAAGGCAACCTTGACATATCCGGAAAAGGATCGCTCGAGATCCGTGGAAAAAATAAACATGGTCTCTGTACCGATGGAGCTTTAACATTTACGGATGGTGTCATCCATATTAAAGAAGCTGCCAGTGACGGTATTCATGCTAACGACGAGATCATCCTTTCAGGTGGTACCCTCACGATACGATCTGTCAGCGATGGAATTGAAAGCGAAAGCAAGACGGAAGCCATTGAAATTACCGGTGGAACGTTGAACATAGTTACTACCGGGGAGAAAGGTCATGCTATCAAAGCCAAATATAATATATACATCGATACCGGAGGGAGTGTAGACATCACTGTATATGGCGATGCATCCAAAGGGATCAAGCCAACCGGGGACTTGACCATCATGAGAGGAAATATCACCATCAATACTGCAGGTAATGCCATCTGGGAAGAGGATGAACAGGACCTTTCTTCTGCGGCGGGGATCAAGTGCGACGGTAACCTGCTCATAGAATCGGGTACCCTGTATATTTTAAGCGCAGGCTCGGGAGGCAAAGGCATCAATGTAGACGGTACCATTACAGTGAATGATGGCGATATAACAGTCATCACCACCGGTAACCAGCATGTGTACAACCGGAACAACGACACAGCCGCTAAAGCGATAAAAAGTGACGGCGACCTGACCGTCAATGGCGGCACCATAAAAATACGTACCTCTAAGACCGAAGCCGAAGGGCTTGAGAGCAAAGCGACGCTGACCATCACCAACGGTGATATTGATATCGAAGCATATGACGATGCGGTCAATGCTTCGAAGAATATACAGATAGACGGTGGGAAGATTTATTGTAAAAGCGAGACCAATGATGCGATCGACTCCAACGGAACAATCTTCATTACAGGGGGAGTGGTTATCGCTGTTGGCGCATCGTCTCCTGAAGGCGGATTTGACTGCGACAATAATCGTTTCTCCATTACCGGAGGCACCATTCTCGGTATAGGAGGAAGTACCAGTAGTCCGACGGCCAGCGCAAGTGCCCAACGCTCGGTTATATTCCAGGCATCCGCCAATGTGCAGGTCATACATATTAAAAATACTTCCGGTAGTGCCGGAGTGTTGACATTCAAGCTTCCGGTAATCTACAGAAGCAGTTCAACAGTTCTGTTCAGCAGTCCGTTATTGGAAGGGAGTACCGGGTATACCATCTATACCGGTGGAAGTATTTCGGACGGTAGTAGCTTTCACGGCCTCTATACAGATGCGACCTATAGCGGCGGTTCTTCATCCGGCACATTTACTACTGGTTCGGCGGCAGGAGCGGTCACGAGTATAGGATCTTCCAGCGGTCCGGGCGGTGGAAGGCCATAAATGAACACCTTTTTCTGAAATAATGTCCGATCAGATTCGCCGTTATGTTATCTTTGTATGCATCACGGCGAATTAAGCGCTCAGTGCTATTTATTGTTTTCTTAAATCGCATTGATCAAGTCGATTACGTTCATGTAACATTATTTGTTTTATATTACTTATTTATTGAAAACTTAATTCCGGAGGATAAAACAATGAAAGCCCGTAATCAGGTCCTGCTTGAGAATGGAATCTATTTCCTGATATGGATCGTTATCTTTTTGGTTCCGCTTTTCGGATATAACGACAATCAGGGTATCCGTTGGGATGATGTCAGGGATTTCTGGCTCCGGCTGCTTCCGTTTTTTTCCCTC from Bacteroidales bacterium harbors:
- a CDS encoding 6-bladed beta-propeller, with the translated sequence MRKITFFLVLSFQFIQLCVNQELPKYSLTDVPLVVDIDSVEYIPLKTGYVRYLPLETNRDCLIGFADKVLIRNNRIYVADFSSRTMALFVFDMTGKFLFKIARVGKGPGEYTSFRDFDIQTNGDIYMFDHFGKKFLIFDAAGKYLEELRVDYSFSYFTLAKDKMYWSRLSEYGKMYANLAVYHIPGKKTEFLLNNKINLNDNKLSLDFTSYGFYSSPNGMVYYSPRFSEIIYSIDHNGVHPAIGIKNLQIPPEHVIKEWVEKKYEFAINSDERYFKENVHIYETDRYTAFKCINKKTIESITILYHKQSESFYAIPNFFYGMDLGIDNIRGSIGEYFFGMVRLNPDYKEHRKILETREELTNWKEEDNPVIVIFDIEI
- a CDS encoding carbohydrate-binding domain-containing protein, with amino-acid sequence MRTRYFFLYCICIATFVLCACSKNELSDNIPDENEQVDQTDPGNSENPEIPEDPGDPGDDELIPNSQEIYYENAITIAFSGNNVVIDNPFSENGVTVEEDNGHVVIRSTITDSELNYILSGITSDGSVKIYGEKKFGLILNGVGITNPNGAAINIQNKKKALVTIVDQTNNRLIDGAVYTYTDGEDMKATFFSEGNLDISGKGSLEIRGKNKHGLCTDGALTFTDGVIHIKEAASDGIHANDEIILSGGTLTIRSVSDGIESESKTEAIEITGGTLNIVTTGEKGHAIKAKYNIYIDTGGSVDITVYGDASKGIKPTGDLTIMRGNITINTAGNAIWEEDEQDLSSAAGIKCDGNLLIESGTLYILSAGSGGKGINVDGTITVNDGDITVITTGNQHVYNRNNDTAAKAIKSDGDLTVNGGTIKIRTSKTEAEGLESKATLTITNGDIDIEAYDDAVNASKNIQIDGGKIYCKSETNDAIDSNGTIFITGGVVIAVGASSPEGGFDCDNNRFSITGGTILGIGGSTSSPTASASAQRSVIFQASANVQVIHIKNTSGSAGVLTFKLPVIYRSSSTVLFSSPLLEGSTGYTIYTGGSISDGSSFHGLYTDATYSGGSSSGTFTTGSAAGAVTSIGSSSGPGGGRP
- a CDS encoding 6-bladed beta-propeller — protein: MKRISFFIILSFFLSQICINQELPGYSLTDAPIVVDIDSVQSIPLNLSYIRYIPLETTSDCLIGRINKVLFRDDKIYVADFYQTTALYVFDMNGKFLFKISRMGKGPGEYISFRDFDIQANGDIYMFDHFGKKFIVFDPAGTYLQEFGVNYTFSHFCLVKDKMYWSILWEYNKMIANLAVYNKKEKKTEFLITDKKFLHELNLLNYTSYRFYSSPNGMVYFSPKFSEIIYSIDSTGVHPAIGIKNLNIPPDHVIKEWGGKSPGSDSGIDSDNLYFKQNIHTYETDRYITFQCITETTVSSSIFLYDKNSHSICCSPFFRYYTDIGTNGIRGSTGKYFFSYFDPNLDNEYHLKIFKSREELKEWKEEDNPVIVIFDLEI